The following are from one region of the Platichthys flesus chromosome 2, fPlaFle2.1, whole genome shotgun sequence genome:
- the LOC133965448 gene encoding class E basic helix-loop-helix protein 40-like, with the protein MERIPSAQPPPLSKHQAELSDMQGMDFPMYVYKPRRGMKRGEDSKETYKLPHRLIEKKRRDRINECIAQLKDLLPEHLKLTTLGHLEKAVVLELTLKHVKALTSLLEQQQQKILALQNGMQIEQPSVSQEKSEEMFCSGFHMCAKEILQFLANHETDGDFTPSHVINHLHKLAAEVLQGPSRPRTPVSPRREEIPTYHQHQPHKEMHTSLPPKPSEGYGRNCVPVIQRAYAPTSSEQSGSDTDTDSGYGGELEKNYGHESQLKRALAERQSSGIKQEDDEPRHKRPRVESSEDELLSGGESTTSSSSSGYSSYMSVSPNHPPPHPHPLCMPFYLIPPSAAAYLPMLEKCWYPGAVPMLYPGVGASAPAMSSERLSPPQLVMSPRGGSPAPAISQTPMDSPALLQALKQVPPINFETKD; encoded by the exons ATGGAGCGAATTCCAAGCGCGCAGCCACCACCTCTGTCCAAACACCAGGCTGAGCTGTCAGACATGCAAGG GATGGACTTCccgatgtatgtttataaaccCAGGCGggggatgaagagaggagaggatagcAAG GAAACCTACAAGCTGCCGCACAGACTCATCGAGAAGAAGAGACGTGATCGGATAAACGAGTGCATCGCGCAGCTGAAAGATTTATTACCGGAGCACCTGAAGCTCACG actCTGGGACATCTGGAGAAGGCTGTGGTTTTGGAGCTCACCCTCAAGCATGTGAAAGCACTCACGTCTcttctggagcagcagcagcagaagatcCTCGCTCTGCAGAATGGCATGCAAATCG AGCAGCCTTCTGTCAGCCAGGAGAAGTCAGAGGAGATGTTCTGCTCCGGTTTCCACATGTGTGCCAAGGAGATTCTTCAGTTTCTAGCCAACCACGAGACCGATGGAGACTTCACGCCATCTCATGTGATCAATCATCTTCACAAGTTGGCTGCAGAGGTGCTGCAAGGTCCAAGCCGACCCCGGACCCCCGTCAGCCCCCGCCGCGAGGAGATCCCCACCTACCACCAGCACCAACCTCACAAGGAGATGCACACCAGCCTACCGCCCAAACCCAGTGAGGGCTACGGGAGGAACTGTGTGCCTGTCATCCAGCGAGCATACGCTCCGACGAGCAGCGAGCAGAGTGGCAGCGATACCGACACAGACAGCGGCTATGGGGGAGAGCTGGAGAAGAACTACGGCCACGAGAGCCAGCTGAAGCGAGCGCTGGCGGAGAGGCAGAGCTCCGGCATCAAGCAGGAGGATGACGAGCCGCGTCACAAACGGCCCCGGGTGGAGTCGTCGGAAGATGAGCTGCTCTCGGGTGGGGAGTCCACAACTTCATCGTCCTCAAGTGGCTACAGTAGCTACATGAGCGTCTCCCCCAACCATCCACCACCCCATCCACATCCCCTCTGCATGCCTTTCTACCTCATTCCACCCTCCGCTGCAGCCTACCTGCCAATGCTGGAGAAATGCTGGTACCCCGGGGCCGTGCCCATGCTCTACCCTGGCGTGGGAGCCTCCGCACCAGCCATGTCCAGCGAAAGACTGTCACCACCTCAGTTAGTGATGTCTCCCAGGGGAGGCTCTCCAGCCCCAGCCATATCTCAGACCCCCATGGACTCCCCTGCCCTCCTTCAGGCGTTAAAGCAGGTACCACCCATCAACTTTGAAACCAAAGACTGA
- the ttll3 gene encoding tubulin monoglycylase TTLL3, giving the protein MQEMPVFQSSVPQVEGRLSRSVPSLPAIRLDRLKTAKALAEKAVKLRKVFSVQGPYPVIRAALWARGWVERGLPPQVQRASHCHGDEEEDGDDADVTVDGGEKEENLDDTYDLMSRLVRNETAHFYWTTRRDCIDRRSLRNDQMTNHFANAGTFTTKVGLCLNLRNLQWFDKADPDTFFPRCYMLGAEDEKHSFIEDFRRTACTSLLQHVVETKGRRRVGAEVGDQKARNSISEKSDNVEHRSVGPETIDTALHVCEEFLSVLEHGDIDVKPPPAVEEQQWAEFLQDYYMVVHEGALIRGSGVLVERCQAMLTRLQAACPQLDTDGLNNIWIIKPGAMSRGRGIMCMNRLEEILAHVDTNRIFTRGSKWVVQKYLERPLLVHGTKFDLRQWFLVTDWNPLTVWFYRECYLRFSTQPYTTNTLDSSIHLCNNSIQKHFQPSHDRHPGVPPDNMWSCSQFKAFLQQQGCGAQWEMVVVPGMQQAVIHALQTAQDLVEPRKASFELYGADFMLGRDLRPWLLEINASPTMSCSTAVTARLCPAVQLDTLRVVLDWRSDSSAYTGGFKLIYKQAAVDVPHYVGMNLLVEGTAVRQLRPLLQRQCFISNAPLSTQPPSDHSSSEEAETSHSNPSPHKPHMISAFRRSDKENSAIEEKKRQLTSTTPKRVREARTDIQNTQNASCVRGFCQSLGSEQPLTAHTKRQRKVQRLGLRLGAIGPALVPRSVSFSLSPPHDTLHGKSQPIRGHGSHISRSFLPQTAMEPQHQASTRVLPSLQVPLPTLEVFSLRPNIVAGAVGFHNTNSGIHRHHSFLRPHRQTRPKYIGDCGGKH; this is encoded by the exons ATGCAAGAAATGCCAG tCTTTCAGTCCAGTGTGCCTCAAGTGGAGGGGAGGTTAAGCCGCAGTGTTCCCAGCCTGCCTGCGATCAGACTTGACAGGTTGAAAACCGCTAAGGCATTGGCTGAGAAAGCAGTCAAG TTGAGAAAAGTGTTTTCAGTGCAAGGGCCCTATCCTGTGATCCGTGCTGCCTTGTGGGCCAGAGGGTGGGTGGAACGTGGTCTGCCTCCTCAAGTTCAGAGAGCATCTCATTGCCATggcgatgaggaggaggatggagatgaTGCTGATGTTACTG TTGAtggaggggagaaagaggagaaccTTGATGACACGTATGACCTCATG TCTCGCCTGGTCCGAAACGAAACAGCACATTTCTACTGGACAACACGACGGGATTGCATCGACCGCCGCTCCCTGCGGAATGACCAAATGACCAATCACTTTGCAAATGCGGGAACTTTCACCACGAAG GTGGGGCTCTGTCTGAACCTGCGAAACCTTCAGTGGTTTGATAAAGCAGATCCTGACACCTTCTTTCCAAGATGCTACATGCTTGGAGCAGAGGATGAGAAGCACTCATTTATAG AGGACTTTAGGAGGACCGCCTGCACCAGTTTGCTGCAGCATGTGGTCGAAACAAAGGGACGGAGGAGAGTGGGAGCAGAGGTCGGGGACCAAAAAGCCAGAAACAGCATCTCTGAAA AGTCAGATAACGTGGAGCATCGATCCGTGGGTCCGGAGACGATCGACACAGCCTTACACGTGTGTGAAGAGTTTCTCAGTGTTTTAGAGCACGGCGACATTGATGTGAAACCCCCCCCGgcagtggaggagcagcagtgggcAGAGTTCCTGCAAGACTACTACATGGTTGTGCA TGAAGGTGCACTGATCAGGGGTAGCGGTGTGTTAGTGGAGCGCTGCCAGGCCATGTTGACCCGTCTGCAGGCGGCTTGTCCTCAGCTCGACACAGACGGACTCAATAACATCTGGATCATCAAACCAGGAGCCATGTCTAGAGGACGAG GCATTATGTGTATGAACCGGCTAGAAGAGATTTTGGCCCACGTGGACACAAACAGAATCTTTACCAGGGGGAGTAAGTGGGTGGTGCAGAAATACCTGGAACGTCCTCTGCTGGTCCACGGCACCAAATTCGACCTCCGCCAGTGGTTCCTGGTGACCGACTGGAACCCTCTGACCGTGTGGTTTTACAGAGAGTGCTACCTGCGGTTCTCCACTCAGCCCTACACAACAAACACTCTGGACAG CTCAATCCACCTGTGCAACAACTCTATCCAGAAGCACTTCCAGCCATCTCATGATCGCCATCCAGGCGTGCCCCCGGACAACATGTGGTCCTGCTCCCAGTTCAAGGcttttctgcagcagcagggctgTGGGGCGCAGTGGGAGATGGTGGTGGTCCCCGGCATGCAGCAGGCAGTGATTCATGCCCTGCAGACTGCCCAGGACCTGGTGGAGCCCCGCAAGGCGAGCTTTGAGCTCTACGGAGCCGACTTCATGTTGGGCCGAGATCTGAGGCCCTGGCTCCTGGAGATCAATGCCAGTCCGACCATGTCCTGTTCCACTGCTGTGACCGCCCGCCTCTGCCCCGCTGTGCAACTGGACACACTCAGGGTCGTGCTGGACTGGCGCTCTGATTCCAGTGCTTACACAGGAGGCTTCAAGCTAATCTACAAACAG GCTGCAGTAGATGTTCCTCACTATGTTGGCATGAACCTGTTGGTGGAAGGAACCGCAGTTAGGCAACTCAGACCTCTCCTACAGAggcaatgttttatttctaatgCTCCTCTCTCTACCCAGCCCCCGTCGGACCActcatcttcagaggaggctgAAACATCACATAGTAATCCATCACCTCACAAGCCCCACATGATTTCTGCTTTTCGccgttcagacaaagagaacagCGCTAttgaagagaaaaagaggcaGCTGACGTCCACAACCCCAAAGAGGGTACGTGAGGCGAGAACAGACATTCAGAATACCCAGAATGCCTCCTGTGTTCGCGGGTTCTGCCAAAGTCTGGGGTCTGAACAGCCTTTAACGGCACACACCAAACGTCAGAGGAAAGTGCAACGTTTGGGTTTGCGTCTTGGTGCCATCGGTCCAGCTCTTGTCCCACGGAGTGTCTCTTTTTCGCTGAGCCCTCCTCACGACACGCTACATGGTAAATCTCAGCCCATTCGAGGCCACGGATCACACATCTCTAGATCCTTCCTTCCCCAGACAGCTATGGAGCCCCAGCACCAGGCGTCCACCCGGGTCTTACCGTCACTCCAGGTTCCTCTCCCTACCCTGGAGGTCTTCAGCTTGCGGCCAAACATTGTGGCAGGAGCTGTTGGCTTTCATAATACAAATTCTGGCATCCACAGGCATCACTCATTCCTCCGTCCCCATAGACAAACCAGGCCCAAATATATTGGAGACTGTGGAGGGAAACATTAA